A window of Penaeus monodon isolate SGIC_2016 chromosome 40, NSTDA_Pmon_1, whole genome shotgun sequence contains these coding sequences:
- the LOC119598152 gene encoding integrator complex subunit 14-like, protein MPTVILLDVSLSMSRSVDVSTPSQSEEVERLELRKDLAAHGCHSLLDHFAQHCKLEFACLISFSSVYKILMPFTRDFESIKNALNLVEEGDKTSIDVGLVGAAQHILEEWGNGTPCQIVLVTDGNAGIGQHAMQKSLMSPHSRGAAQFPLPFPFPAKLSIVCIANPSEPGFQTSKPLYQRLIELNGEGDILVPEGGLSKKSVSELFDQLIKNNFSSYSGTLHCGNLSAPITLSPPPQPYCRHHDFEVIRVSVDSAIQVLGFLNTGDVSSPPAFSRHLVLPLSTKGDMVMLPKADGGSDDESGNDEGKIPSFCVLLHGGLKRENTVALCQVGDNWYGILYSWADNKKKSNLMLSIFVPGNDVIPWMGKLSNLGPASLLPTNPYGQNESSTPFPLKIQEEKSYALNCVVWVRQGGLQSDIQKILRHARKLPDKTQSFYKELNRVRRAALSYGFGELLEGLASVLERECTLLPSSSHPVAAIQLQHAYEALRNHDKSDFRQNITPLKTTFTGND, encoded by the exons atGCCAACAGTAATCCTCCTAGATGTGTCTCTTTCTATGAGCCGGAGTGTAGATGTATCAACTCCCAGCCAAAGTGAAGAAGTAGAAAGATTAGAACTGAGGAAGGACCTTGCCGCCCATGGATGTCACAGTCTTCTCGATCACTTTGCCCAACACTGTAAATTAGAATTTGCTTGCTTG ATATCCTTTTCATCTGTGTACAAAATCCTTATGCCCTTTACAAGGGATTTTGAATCCATAAAAAATGCCCTGAATCTGgtagaagaaggagataaaacgAGTATTGACGTTGGGCTGGTTGGTGCGGCTCAGCATATCCTGGAGGAGTGGGGGAATGGAACTCCTTGTCAG ATTGTTTTGGTGACCGATGGTAATGCAGGGATAGGACAGCATGCCATGCAGAAGTCTCTGATGTCTCCTCATTCCCGAGGAGCTGCTCAATTCCCTTTGCCCTTCCCATTTCCTGCAAAACTCAGCATTGTTTGTATTGCCAACCCAAGTGAACCAGGCTTCCAG ACTTCAAAACCTTTATATCAACGTCTGATTGAACTGAATGGCGAGGGTGATATTCTTGTTCCAGAAGGTGGATTAAGCAAAAAG tcTGTATCAGAattatttgaccagctgattaaGAACAACTTCTCCTCATATTCTGGAACTCTTCACTGTGGGAACTTGTCTGCTCCCATTACCCTGTCGCCTCCACCTCAA CCCTACTGCCGTCACCATGATTTTGAAGTGATACGTGTGAGTGTAGATTCTGCCATCCAGGTACTGGGATTTCTTAATACGGGAGACGTTTCTTCACCTCCTGCCTTCTCCAGACATCTTGTGCTTCCTCTTTCCACTAAAG GTGACATGGTGATGCTACCCAAGGCTGACGGTGGGAGTGATGATGAAAGTGGGAACGATGAGGGGAAAATACCCTCTTTCTGTGTCTTGCTCCATGGTGGGCTAAAG AGAGAAAACACAGTGGCTTTGTGTCAGGTTGGCGACAACTGGTATGGCATTCTGTATTCATGGGCGGACAACAAAAAGAAGTCAAACTTGATGCTGTCAATTTTTGTCCCAG gCAATGATGTTATTCCATGGATGGGGAAATTATCTAATCTTGGACCTGCTTCACTCTTGCCTACAAATCCATATGGACAAAATGAATCTTCTACACCATTTCCATTGAAG ATTCAAGAAGAGAAAAGTTACGCACTTAATTGTGTGGTATGGGTACGACAAGGTGGCTTACAGTCAGATATACAGAAAATCCTTCGTCATGCTCGAAAACTCCCAGATAAGACACAGAGTTTTTACAAG gaattaaaCCGTGTACGTAGAGCTGCCCTGTCTTATGGATTCGGCGAGCTCCTAGAGGGCCTGGCAAGTGTCTTGGAGCGAGAGTGTACGCTCCTACCTTCTTCTTCCCATCCTGTGGCAGCCATTCAGCTTCAACATGCATACGAGGCACTAAGAAACCACGACAAGAGTGATTTCAGGCAGAATATTACACCTTTGAAAACCACTTTTACAGGCAATGACTAA